The following nucleotide sequence is from Glycine max cultivar Williams 82 chromosome 9, Glycine_max_v4.0, whole genome shotgun sequence.
ttttctcattttcatatagtaatttgtgtcaaataattttaaattttgctgTATTTGCATGTGTGTGTGTCATATCGTATTTGTATTGTATCTATGCTTCCTAGCAGTCCAACTGACCCAACATTCATTTCATGCTTCGTTTATGTCTGACAATTGGTGTTATAAATACTTgttgaatataaattttgacaGCACTTTCTGTGTTAAATAGTAGTcattttttgaagtttttatgctaacctgttttttttatttatttattcattggtCCCCACACAGATGCGATTCAGACAGGGCTGAGAATTCAGTAACTCTTTTATATGGTAGCGAGCCACTTGGCATGCCAAGAGAGTGGAATGAGGAGTTGCAAACATGTCGAGAATTTCTCCATACAACTCCACTTGAGAGGTACCTTTTACTTTCTCATTCATAACCTGGTGATTTTAAAGGAATGAATGTTCTTTAGTTTTTTCTGTTGGTGATGACCTGACACATTCATTATCTCTGCTTCTTGGATGAGTTTTCCGTTACTGCAGGCTTATGCGGGATAGGGCACTTTATAGAGTGACATCAGACTTCGTTGATGCAGCAATTAGTGGTGCTGTTGGAGTGATTAGTGGCTGCATTCCTCCAATAAACCCAACTGACCCAGAACATTTATACATGTTAGTAGGACCTTCCATTTtaaaacttgtgctatttatCCAATATATTATTGACGCATCAATGttttttaattgtgttttgGCAATAGGTTCCTGcacaacaatatattttttagtttttctgttgaTACGGACCTTCAGAAGTTGTCAAAGAAATCTACAGATGATAATTCACAAACATGGAGTACAGGCACCCCACACagttcttctgaaaaatcttgTGACTTCCAGGTTCCTAATGGGGGGAATAATGATGGTTCAAGCTCAGAAGATAGTATCAATGATACGTGATAGTAAAGAAGCTGGCTTTGAGGGCCACAACCTCCAGACACAAGAAGGGATAAACTCAGGGAAATTTCATTGCTATCTGCCTTATTATATTGCTTCTCTATTTATACTGTTAATTGGAATAACAGAATTTGTGATTCTGCTCTATCCTATCCTAACAGAATTGGGATTGCACAAGCAAATGGCAAGCATTGTCGTAGTGGTGCGCCCCCTACAGGATGCGCCAGCTCAGCAAAGTTAGTTAACAAAGTCCCTGAGGTAAGCAGGAGTGGTTGTCCTCCTTCTGGGTCTTGCTTCAGGTAATGGTGCCTATGTAGTGTTGCTGCTATCAATCAATGACATGGAAGTTATTCAAGATATTCCTCCTGAAGCTGAACTGGCTGAGAGTGATGTGGCCACATATGCTTCTTTAAACAATGATTTGAATGGCACAAAGGCTGACCAGGAAGCTGATGTCCCAGGACTTCACAATCTTGCTGTGGCTATAATTGACTACAAGATTTTTTCATTGGTGAGAAAATCAATTCTCAATATTTCAACACACACGATTTGTTATGTATGTGCATGTCATAAGGTGATTAATGGTAATGACAAaaggttttttgttttataagatAATGACAAAAGGTTTAAAACGTGTTTTTGTATGATTTTATCCATATTTAATTACTAGTGTTGTGCCTGCTAAACAGTGAGAACATCAGGGTCACTATCACCATTTGAAGGACAGCTCTGCTAGCTCTAGACTAGAAGATTTTACTATTATTCCTGACTGAAATTATTTGGCCACGTTTATTTTACGGTTATTTTACTTAATCCAAAGATTCTAATTAAGTTCTAAGTGTCTTATTAACAGGGAGCATATCAATAATGGATCAAGAGTCttcaataatttttactattaaatatatttaaacattcAAAGAGTTCCCAGACAATTCTTTTAAGAATATTTAGTACATAACGTTTAATATATTATACTCtatctttgaattcttttagtTGATTTCCTAGTTCTGCTATATCAGGAAACGGGAGAAGGTAAAAGGATAAAAACCGTAACTATATATGATTCTATGAAATACGTAACAAGTTGCTCTAAAATGTTAGTGTCAGAAATTTAAAAAGTACGTACATTAAATTATACATTTGGGCTTGAATCTACTCAGCCTCTGGCTCATCTAGCAGAACTTGTTTGTGtttatcataattttcttgCCTCACTTTATCATGTTTTAGCTTCATCTCTTTAACTCCCCCTTTGAGCTATCCCGTTTCTTTCTGTGTTTGTGATGTGCAGGATGGTCAACAATATGCTGCACAATATCCATATTCTGTTTTTTATGTCCATACTTGTGcatttctttatgaacatggtgtaaatcatcaaaataatcggAGTTCCTTTCAGAATGCTTGTGCATATGCTCATAAGTGGTCCTTCGCCTATTTTGAGCACTATAGTTAGAGTGCCTAAGTTCTTGCTTATGATGTTTGTTATCATGAATATGGTGATGCCCCTTGTCAATTTTGAATCTACGTTTATCCATGATGATTTGTTCATCAGCGCCTAAGATATCCTCCCACCAGTCATACAAAGGATCAAATAGACCTTTCTGGTGCAAAAGCCATAATAGCACAAGCACTACAATTCAAAGAAGagagtatttattttaagttgttctgctgaattttcaaattataatatactaATGGACATTGAATAGAAGTCATACCTGTCGGAAAAATTGTCAAAAACAGACCAAACATCATTACCCAACTCAAGCAAACATATTGTATGTGGCACTTGAAGTCAAAAAACCCAGAGCATTTTTCTCTGTTCTCCCACCCAAACCGAGGAACAAGGAAGAGATTTGATCAAATAATTAGTTAAGACAGATGAATCAATATTAAGAAAAGGTTATGATTAAGAAAGCAACATATAGTTATTGATCTTCCAATACCCTGCTTCAATTGTAGGTGATTTATACTCAagtttataacaaaatatttaaatcacttaagaataaaaatatggcACAAACTCAGTATCAATTTACCACATTTCAAAGAACATGAAGAAAATAcgaaaaaaatttatccaaatgcAACTAAAGAACAATCTCGAATAAGTGCACTAACTTTTGTTTCATTCTGTTACTGAATAGATTGTTGAATAATAGTTTGTGCATAAAATAATCCTAGTTTTAATCCTTTATGTTATTAATGACAAAATATTCGAATGATTGCCTTCATGAAAAGTAAAATGCATTCCAATTGTTCACAGAAGCCAGTGCTACTCATCCGTGTTTGATAAGTAGAATTTCAAAACATATGGGTGGTGttgataaagaaatatatattcatatacTGATCAAAGCAACTCAATATTCCCcatgaataaaatatacaaaatttcaagaaaatcatattttctatattttaaatgttggaatttaaattttataacttgcAAATGAAAAGTATAGTTGAAGATAATACCTACAAGTTTTTCCAGTGATAAATTCTGTTAAGCTTCTCCATATTTTATTCCATATGCTTTCGATAGAATCAAAGAAACTATTTATACTGGCCTCTGGTGGTTGAAAAGGCATACCCTGCAGTAATAGATGATTTAGTATTTCACAATTTGTTGTCATAACATCACcaataattaacatattttgtGAAGAATCAGAAGACTAACTTTCTAATGAACTTATCTACGGGGAACAATTCTACAATATCAAATTCATGTCTCAGACTCGGACTGATCTGCTATTGATTACCTAGAGCTTATTACTAACCATTTTAAGtaattagaaacaaaatattaaatgtatttatgtAGTGATACTGCAGATAAAAGAACTGCTGTAAAGTCTTCTTTGTCGTCCTGTCCAACAGTTCAAAATAACTATAGTTGTTAAAGTTTGATAAAAAGACCAATGGGCAATGGTGAAACATAGTATCAAGATTTTAGAAAGTTTCACGTTTTATGAGAATACAAATCTGGGTCAGATACATGGATTAAATAATACCATTGTGTTCATGCCATAGAAAATAAAGCATACTAAATTCAGGTACCAGGAAAGAACATACATGTGTGTCGTTGTCAAGAACGGTTGCCGTAGTAGCAAATTGACATTCAGCTCTATCAACTTCATTATAATCAGAATCCTTTAATACGACTTCATccaaaaaacccaaaaaaaggACACAGTAAATGTTAATGTGTTCCTTATCCTCGGAATAGATAACGTATAAATCCAAAGCTTCAACTTTACCcgcacaaaaatattttgaagccTGATCAGTGCTTGGGTAGATTTTGCATGATTGGGTTGTAACCTCATTTGGcttcattattaaaaattgcTCCTGAACCATGTTTAcaagcaaacaagaaaaaacataatagaAGACCTATGGaagtatagaaaaaaaaaggggcaaaAAACAAACTTCTGGCATATGTTTTAGCATAATACCTCCATCAGGGTGATATCCTTGGAGCAATTAAACTGCAAGACAACACAATGTAGCAAAGCTAAAACTACAGCTTGTTGGACCCTAAGGAAAATGACTACAATGCATGCCTCAAATATATTTGAACCTAATTTTGTAACCATAATAAAACTAAAGCATCAGGAGTAGCATGCATCTGTTAAATTCCTATTCATGTCATGCAGTCAATTCAACTAACTAGAGATAATTTAACCAAATAACAATTTTGCCCCTGAATGTTATGGAACGCAAGGAGGAAGTGATATGTGGTGTGCGACTTTTAGGTACCATGATAATTAAACAATCATGTCCTCATATCAACAATGAGCACAGGtcagaaaaatttataaaaaatttatcacaaCCCAGTTTCCTATCAGAcattataaggaaaaaaatagaaaagaacttCACTAACACTTTCAAGCCTTAAAGAACTGtgccataaaaattaatataattcataTCTAACAttgaataccaaaaaaaaaaaaatcaaatcaaacattcCATTGTCCAAGTATAAGGAGCATTGGATAACAAAGACAAATGCCATGAAACACATTATAGCGAAGGAAACTACCGTCAAACTATATGACGCTTCCACCTCACCGGTATTCTTAGTTGTGATTGTAGCAACACCAAATTGAGTTAGGGCTTCAAATGTAGGGACGCTAACACTTATTATCTTTCCTGGGCTCCTAGAGAAAAAGAACCATGTCAGACAAATTTAGAAAAGCTTTTTTTACTATGAAAACAATAATGCTGCTGGACATTATAGGTTTCTAAAACCAAAAATCACACCCTAGCATCAATAGAAACAAAATTGGCTACATTGCAGAAACTTCTCACaatcatttttcaaatattttctctGCCCATctcattttcaaaatgtatACATCCATTTATGATCAGGAACTTCATTATTGGCAATTCGTATTCAGCATATGAAAAAGTGATAGGTAACGGCCTTCCACCCcccaccaaaaaagaaaagaaaaatagagttcaACATCATATGGTAAAACAATTTTGTCAGTGAATGACTACAAAGTCCAACATCTCAAAATGATTTTGTCATCTTACAATCTCATTCAAGATAACAAATCAATTTTACACATCAACTTTCACATGGAAATAttacaaaaagaacaaaagtttCAAGTCACTCGTGACTGTTTTGAAATCATATGTAGATATCAAGTAAATATTATACCTTTGATAAACATACTCTACATCATTCGCACTTAATTCTAGCACAAGGTTTGTACTAAGAACCTCTGTAAttcctatggagaaagaatAACTCCCAGCACTCTgcagacaaataaaataaaataaataatttctaatagaagacactatattaaatataaatacaacATTATTCCAACGTAACTGGATGTTGGTTTATTCTTTCAAACCTTCCTTCCAAACCATAGAGCGGCACTTGATTCCTACTTATTCGATTCAGGTCAGCCTGTTAAGGACAAGaaagtttctttcaaattttcaacAACTATCAATGAAGTTTTTCTCCAAATCCATTTTGCAAAaatagaagtgaaaagaaaatgacaaaaatgaaaccaaaaaagcAAGATGAGAATAagaattaaagaagaaaaaaattattgttgaagtACCAACCTCCCGAAAATTCCATAATTGATTATGCAAGCAGGTCCAAAAGGGAGAAGAGCAAAAGTTTGGTTGTTGATTAAAAGCTTCATAGCTGACACCAATTTTGTTACATTCAATACCATCTAAGGTAAATCTCACTCTCTCAAGCAGCATCCACATAGAAATGTTTCTCCCCAAATCCTGTGGTTGCCCAGGGCTGCCCTGTCACaagaaaaattgtaaatattgtGTTTAAGCTTATAACAGTTGTGAATCATGCCGAAAGTATGTAAAAGTAGTTCATCACTGTTTTCTTCCATAACTACAGCAGTAATGCCAAGATTAATGTGTGTGATTTGCATTAAAAATGGGAAATAAGGTCAGTCATTAAAAGAAATGCCTAAACTAGTGGGGGAGACTGCAGTGACTAAATAGAGCACATGGCTCTACAGACTTGCAATTGCAATATATCAGCCtccttataattatatttttctaatatgaTTTCAGGTTGCAAGAATTCTTCATTGAGTAGCTATATATGCATATGGCTACAATGTTGACATTTTTTGCAAGAACACATCTTGGTACCTCCAAGCTAATCAACATACAAAcaagagcttgaagaggaaaaacCATTTTTCACATAACCTAGAATGATAAGGAGGTTCATATAGCCTTACATTAAATATCAGTCCCTTAATACTATATCATACTTGTACACCATTGATTGGAATATGCAATAAATGGTATTTTTGTGTCACATTAATTGTGCACGAGGAAGTATAATTTTGTATAACTCCAAAAATAACAGTCATGACCATGTTTTCAAGTCTATCCATAATGCAGTGACCTCTCAAAATTTAGAATTGTACGATTAACAAACATGATAATAATTGATTCAATCAATGCATTCTACACTATTTttctctgattttttttataatttatttctctGATATTTGTAAAGATAGCTAGCTCCATTTATTATtcattgtaaaattttattatattccaATTCATAAAAACATGTTCCACAATTTGTTTGCAAAAGACCAATATCCAAAAAGTATCTAAAGGGGAGTTGTAACTTTTAAGtaacaaaaaattcaagaaaCCAATCTAACATAccaattatttatcttaattgAACCTCAATTTTGTTATAACTAAAGTCAATAGAGGTCAATTACGGTGAAACCAGTCAAACAAGCATACCTGCCTTGGTACGACCAGATAGAAATCCTCAAAAGATGGTATATTTGTATACCCAACAAAATCTCCAATAAGATTAACCCTCAAAAATTTATCATCAGAGATCACTGTTCTGTTTTCAGGACCCACAAACACTTCCTGCCGGCCAAATTATGTGTTAGATACACagaaatggtaaaaaaatattcctgACATGACTCATTGAGTGCATTTACATCTATTATATGCTATGTGAAATGTGATACCAAAAACTTGATGCAGAAGACAACATTTGAATAAATCAGAAAACTAAGAGAACATGTAGAAAATTGTAAACCAACATATCCAGCATCATGAGACAAAATACATAGTCTATGGAAAAAGATGCTTGTCaggtttaaatttaatattgttgCATAAGGAAACCAATAATTACATACCGAAACTTTAGTTCCACTCTTCACCTGTATTCGAACACTAAATCCCAATGTTCGCCGCCCAATGCCAAAAACATGAAACCTGAATTGAATTAGAGAGAGGGGGGGAAGGAAATCTAAGTTGTGACTGATGATTAAAACAAAGAAGTCACTTTTTACTTTGGCAAATTTCAGAGGTGATTACAATTAAAACATGACATGATGAAAAAACTACACTATAACTAATCTTAAATAACAATGTTTCTTCATAAAATTGTTAGAATATCAGGGTATTTAATACTAAGCagtattttttagttaaattataatattcgtACATGATCAGTGTTAAGAGTTGAATTTTACTAGTTATATTTCATAACCTAtatgattaatataatataGCTAGGGGTATAATACATCAATATACTCCACTGCACTTTTATCCCCTTTCTATCTAATCCCTAAAATTACAACAAACTTAAACCTATTTGATTATTGCAATTGACACTTTTTAAAAATCTGTAactaacaggaaaaaaaaaagataatctgAAATTGTTCGAGCACAATGAAAACAGAAAGATTTCAAACAAATATCTTGACAAGATAACATAGAATGGGGTCTTGATCTGTATAAGTAAACGGTTCAATGTAAAAATGATTTCCATATGTTCACCCAAGTCCAGGACAAAATCCAATTAAGACCATATATAAACCAGGGTGGCTCAAATCAATCACAATTGGATTAAAAAAGGACGGGGAGGGTGGAAGCTTACCAATCACCAGGGAAACGCACACAATGTGCAGTGTTGGCCTTTCCTTTTGTCAATTTGTCAACTAGTTAAACAATTTCACCCATAACGGTTAGTTTTGTGTTTCCTAAAAACTTACAGAATGTTGCAACATCAAAGCACTTACAGAAGTTTCCACATGATGAAGGCATCCGCCTCTGGGGTCCACATGGACAACATATTGGCTACATTAAAGACGGAAAGAGAGATATGTTAAACCTGAATCAGCAGTGAAAGGTGAAAATGCCAAAGAATATTTGAGGGAGGTGGGATCAAACACTAATGTCCTTTTCTTATTCTTCCCTttgaataatttcttttaaaattaggaGTTAGAAGGCCACCTGAGTGTACTCGATAATATGACCCTCTTCATCCCGCAGTCTGCAACACAAGTAGCAGAAACCAAGCCGTGAAATTAGCATTGTCTAAACTCTAGTCAGCGTCTAGTTCATAATAAAATAGCAATAAACATGGCTTGCCTTTCACATATCTTCACGACATTTGCACCAGCATCTGGCTCGCATTTGCGTGTCTTAACATAATACTCTTCAGGTTTATAAGGAACATCCTGCAAACGAGTAATTCAAACTTAATCATACAAAATATTACATCCACGTGTACGCAATCCTCTTACGACAATTtgctttgaaaaaataattctcCAAAACCAGAATAAGATGGTGATAGATTAGTCCACAaacgataataataataaattaataataacaataataagttATTGTTAATGCAACAAAAATAAGTAGATTACAGAGAGTGAATAAAAGTAACAGAAGAGAAGTATCATACTCGTATGTATGTTAACTGATACAAGGCATATGCAGAAGTTTTGTTGACCGTTATGACAGGAGGAATACGCAATGTCTGCATTTTCCTGCTTGAATTTTCCTCCACTTCCACCAATTCCGCAACAATTGACGCCTCTCCACCACTCtgcaaaatcacaaaacaacaACCTCAACACACTGGAACACAATGAGGAGCGTAATGTGAATATGATCTATTTACCGAGCCACTGGGAACAGCCATGTTGAGTACAATTTTGGTAGTACAATTGAGATTGTCCTCGGAATTGGAGTTCTTCTCGCACTTCTCCAGCTTCGATTTGGAGatgatttgaattccaacgacATGGAAGGAAGAAAGTATGAAGATGATTATTAGGGTGATAGCGGAACGCAATGCCATTGTTATTGTTATGCATCAGTTCTCTAATTGCCCATACATAATACATGGGTGTGCCAGTGCGTGACAATAACCGCCAAGATTCAAAGGCGGTTTGGCGGTTTTTTACTTTCCTTTATGGTGTGTTTGGTTGGAAGGTGAGGAATAAGTTACCATAGAAATGTGGTGTGTGTATCTAATTGGTTTCCCAGACATGCACACTCTACGTAAGGCGGTTTGGCGGTTTGGAGGTTTGGCAGAAGTGACAGTAACCGCCAAAATAGATTCAAAGCGGTTTGGCGGTTTTTTACTTTCCTCTTCTCCGGAAGTCCCTACGCAACTCTGTTGAAGTGCATGGGCCACGCCGTTCACGTGCTTAGAGTTCCCTCTGCCGAGATCGTATACTggtataataaataatacatcATAGATGTTgcacttttcttcttctttgtatcgtttttttctttctggcgATTTCTTTATTCTCTGAGAATATTCACGGTGCTATAGTTTTTAATGAAACAGTTGAACTCTGTAGAGAGGGGGAAGGGAATAGGATGTGTGAGAAGCTAGTTTCGAGTTTTTTTAAACCTGCGCACGGTGTCGTTTAGAATGCTATGTTATAGGGGAATCAAATGAGTTAATTCGGTGGACAATGTTTATTTGGCTAAACGTGTTTTGAATGATTCATTATAAAAGTATTCCCAATTCGGCAATTTCACAACATAGGCTTACGGGGATTACTGTACTGAATCATTTTACAGGATatatttaaacatttcaacCTGTGAATGGTGGGGAAAGCCTTGTGGACTGGAATTAGAAGATCCTGTGTGCAAGCCTTCCTTGCCAAAAAGGACTGTGTTCGACTTTTTGGTCCTCTGTTGAAATTGGACATATTATTGGGAGTTCACATTGGCAAGGGAATAAAGACATTGTGTTGCATTTTCTTCAATTATTAGTGGTTGGCATGCTTTGCTTAACAAGTGTTAATCGAGTTTAACAAATGTGGATAACTCTTAACACTCTGTTTCATGAAGTTATTATGTACGTAAACATGGATCTATGTATTTGGGAGGAAAATGAAAATCAGCGCAGAAGTGATAGAAGCTGATTTGTTAGAACAACTTATTTTCAATctgttttgtaattaaaatcatGAACAACCTATAGTGTAAAAATAACCAATCTAAATTCTTCTCAATAAGCACAAGCTCACCTCCATTTGCTCAAAGAAGCTTTGGCATCATTCATTAGGTAAATAAGCATTGCATCTGAAACTTTAAGATGGTAGGAGAGGGAAGAAATTTGGCTTTTAAATAGGCATAATAAGACTTGTATGTGTCCTGCACTTTTTGATTCACTGGCAATCGAGTCCAATCTCAGTTAagattccacttttttttttcaataattaccTTTGCAAATGCTTCTTCTCTGTTTTTCAGATTGCTTTTGAACCAAACCTAAAATTTGCATTTCAGGAATCACTCAGCAGAAACTCTGTATGGATGGAAGGACCGTGTGGAACTTGGCGTTCGTGGTTGCGGCAGGGACCGTGCTGGTTTTGAGCGCGAGCGAGGTGCCTGGCATGCCTAGGTTGTGGATTGTAGGGTACGCTATGCAATGCGTCCTTCACATGGTTTTCGTTTGCGTCGAATATAGGAGGCAGAGGAGGCAGCAACCCGCTGTCGCCTCGTCAGTGCAAGACAGGATTGGGAGCAGCAGTGGGAATTTGAGTGTGTCTTCGAGAGAGGGTTCTGCTTCTGCCTCTGCCTCTGCGCAGTATGTGTCGTTGGGCCAACTCGATGACGAGAGTACTAGGTGAGTGAGTAGTTTCTTCCTCCTTTTTTTATATGGTAAATAATTTCGTGTGAACTTTTGGCATTCCGTCTTATATAAACGAAATTTAGTGAACGTGTGTGACTGTTGCCATGTTAATTCTATTTGCGAATGATAACACTAGATTAAGTGATGATGTAGTTTTTGTGTGTGAGGTTTCTTGGGAGAATGTCTATGTTTTGAAGGTCTTGCTTAGTGGTTTTGAAATGACTTCTGGTCTAAAGATTAACTTTGCAAAAAGTCAATTTGGGATTTTTGGGGGGTGAAGTAAATTGGGCTTATGAAGCAGCCCAAATTCTGAATTGTAGCCAAATGGAAACCCCTTTTTATTACCTGGGAATCCCTATTGGTGTGGGAGcctctgataaaaaaaatttgaagttaaaATATCCAAATGGAACCAGAAAAATATATCCATGGGTGGGAAGATCACTCTCATAAATTCTGTCCTAAATGCTCTTCCAATTTATCTCTTATCCTTTTTCAAGATACCTCAAAGAATAGTTCAAAAATTGGTATCCTTGCAAAGGAATTTTATGTGTAGGGGGGGGATCAAGAGCATAAGAAAATACATTGGGTGAAGTGGGATGTTATTTGTCTTCCCAAGATTGATGGGGGCCTGGGGATCAAGgatatttctaaatttaatgCAGTTTTGTTGGGTGGATGGATATAGGCCTTAACCTCTGATCAGCAGCAGTTATGGGCCAGAATTATAATTTCCAAATATGGAGGATGGACAAAATTCCAGAATGGCCGAGACAAAGGTTCTGACTTCAGCTTTTTTCACCAAAATATGGCTTGGAAGGTTGGGTGTGGGAATAAAATTAACTTCTGGACATATAATTGGTTAGGGGAGGATTGCACCCTTGAGCAAAAATATAATTCGTTATTTCTGAGTAGTAGACAGCAAAACAATCTCATTTCCATGATGGGCAATTTTGCTCAGGATAATTGGAGCTGGGACCTGAAGTGGAGGAGGAATTTATTTGACCATGAAATCATAGTAGATGGTGTGGATGGTGGATTGCTCTAACTAGCACTATATGGCAGCATAGGAACCTACTGATTTTCAAGGGCAAACCTTTTGACTCATCTAAAGTGATGGATGATGCTTTATTTCTAGCTTGGTCTTGGTTAAAAGCTAGAGAGAAAGACTTCAACAATAGTTTTAATCACTGGTCTACCAATATTTTGGATTCCTTTGGTTAAGCTGGGTTGGGTTTTTCTTTATTTCGATGGTGGGGTTAGGTTGGGTTTTTTCTATTTTGGAGGGCGGCACCATAGGTGTCTTGTATTATCTTTTTCACCAGTACCTCTAGTACTGATATGTTTAATCTAATACTATATATTttctgccttccaaaaaaaaaaagtgatgatGTAGTAACTGTAGCCTTCTCTTTAGTCTAGGGACAATtattgaaagcttgttgaattTGAAGAGCTCTAAAGTCTCTCCCCAATTACTGAATGAATGAAAAGGGCTAATGATGTAAGTTTGATGGTAAAATGCAATGACAGAGATTGCCACACgatctaattttttattgttgattttcttatcaGTGATTGCGATTACTTTACCCTCTAAAGTGAGTAACTTGGCTGGATCGTTTGAATAATCCACCCCCACGTCTAGAATGTACatagataaaacaaaataaaataactgtCCAACCCATGAGTAATACAACTAACCACCAAACAAACCACACAAATAACTGCCACATATCCCATACATAACAGTTCAGCACAGAAATAATGAGAACTGCTGGAAACTATTTCTTATTTCTCCTAAGTCCTAACA
It contains:
- the LOC102670411 gene encoding E3 ubiquitin-protein ligase At1g12760-like isoform X1 translates to MCPALFDSLAIESNLRITQQKLCMDGRTVWNLAFVVAAGTVLVLSASEVPGMPRLWIVGYAMQCVLHMVFVCVEYRRQRRQQPAVASSVQDRIGSSSGNLSVSSREGSASASASAQYVSLGQLDDESTRKCLMRPTAYTLFSEALSVLQQVTGPMHREVANCCRSTWHGIKILKGGRCLQCCQVIYATSTKLDPKLLE
- the LOC102670411 gene encoding E3 ubiquitin-protein ligase At1g12760-like isoform X2, which codes for MCPALFDSLAIESNLRITQQKLCMDGRTVWNLAFVVAAGTVLVLSASEVPGMPRLWIVGYAMQCVLHMVFVCVEYRRQRRQQPAVASSVQDRIGSSSGNLSVSSREGSASASASAQYVSLGQLDDESTRKCLMRPTAYTLFSEALSVLQQVTGPMHREVANCCRTWHGIKILKGGRCLQCCQVIYATSTKLDPKLLE
- the LOC102670411 gene encoding E3 ubiquitin-protein ligase At1g63170-like isoform X4 — translated: MCPALFDSLAIESNLRITQQKLCMDGRTVWNLAFVVAAGTVLVLSASEVPGMPRLWIVGYAMQCVLHMVFVCVEYRRQRRQQPAVASSVQDRIGSSSGNLSVSSREGSASASASAQYVSLGQLDDESTSTLPNIRYLGPPSNCQAFNSSECRSQGTCGNRKATIC
- the LOC102670411 gene encoding E3 ubiquitin-protein ligase At1g12760-like isoform X3, whose product is MDGRTVWNLAFVVAAGTVLVLSASEVPGMPRLWIVGYAMQCVLHMVFVCVEYRRQRRQQPAVASSVQDRIGSSSGNLSVSSREGSASASASAQYVSLGQLDDESTRKCLMRPTAYTLFSEALSVLQQVTGPMHREVANCCRTWHGIKILKGGRCLQCCQVIYATSTKLDPKLLE
- the LOC102670411 gene encoding E3 ubiquitin-protein ligase At1g63170-like isoform X5; its protein translation is MDGRTVWNLAFVVAAGTVLVLSASEVPGMPRLWIVGYAMQCVLHMVFVCVEYRRQRRQQPAVASSVQDRIGSSSGNLSVSSREGSASASASAQYVSLGQLDDESTSTLPNIRYLGPPSNCQAFNSSECRSQGTCGNRKATIC